A stretch of Abyssogena phaseoliformis symbiont OG214 DNA encodes these proteins:
- the cas6 gene encoding type I-MYXAN CRISPR-associated protein Cas6/Cmx6, whose product MFWQENAKKEHFTLPETIQDAVFNIHARILPIDHGFLLAQALLKQLPWLDEVGAGIFNISVADGNGWMQNHEDGFYYPSKRSKLTIRVPKNKLNKVRQLLGKTLDLGEYQIDIIKSLKPKLLSDMPVLFAKSIACGKEMSEEDFLQVAFERLKILGISVKKMMVGLENNIKTDTSTIHTRSLMVADLKKDESVLLQKKGLGDYRLLGCGLFIPHKDIASI is encoded by the coding sequence ATGTTTTGGCAAGAAAACGCTAAAAAAGAACATTTTACGCTGCCTGAAACCATACAAGATGCAGTGTTCAATATCCATGCTAGAATTTTACCCATTGATCATGGCTTTCTACTAGCACAAGCACTACTTAAACAATTACCATGGCTTGATGAGGTGGGTGCTGGCATATTTAACATCAGTGTCGCAGATGGTAACGGCTGGATGCAAAACCACGAAGATGGATTTTATTACCCCTCTAAACGCTCAAAACTAACCATTAGAGTGCCAAAAAATAAGCTTAACAAGGTTCGGCAATTACTTGGAAAAACACTAGATTTAGGCGAATATCAAATAGATATTATCAAATCTTTAAAGCCAAAGTTACTTAGTGATATGCCTGTATTGTTTGCAAAAAGTATTGCTTGTGGCAAGGAAATGAGTGAGGAGGATTTTTTACAAGTTGCTTTTGAACGCCTAAAAATACTTGGTATTTCTGTTAAAAAAATGATGGTCGGTCTTGAGAATAACATTAAAACTGACACTAGTACTATCCACACTCGCTCGCTAATGGTGGCTGATTTAAAAAAAGATGAATCGGTATTATTACAAAAAAAAGGTCTTGGTGATTATCGGTTATTAGGTTGTGGCTTGTTTATTCCACACAAAGACATCGCAAGCATTTAA
- the rnc gene encoding ribonuclease III — translation MEKLQKKINYQFKDLSLLKFALTHRSMGKNNNERLEFLGDSILGMVISKELYQRFAHIDEGKLSRLRSHLVRGQTLAQLSVALELSNNLILGSGELKSGGYRRESIQADAVEAIFGAVLLDSNFETTSTVILGLFETLLNNISPDDSLKDPKTQLQEYLQKRGNVLPKYELTDITGKDHNAIFTINCLLKDQNLQDSESAKSIKKAEQSCAQTLLKKLKKL, via the coding sequence ATGGAAAAATTACAAAAAAAAATTAATTATCAATTTAAAGATTTGTCTTTATTAAAGTTTGCTTTGACGCACCGCTCTATGGGTAAAAACAATAACGAACGTTTAGAATTTTTAGGCGATAGTATTTTAGGTATGGTCATTTCAAAAGAGCTTTATCAGCGCTTTGCTCATATTGACGAAGGCAAGCTTTCTCGATTAAGATCACATCTGGTTAGAGGGCAAACTTTGGCGCAACTGAGTGTGGCACTAGAATTGTCAAACAATTTGATTTTAGGTTCTGGTGAATTAAAAAGCGGTGGTTACAGGCGTGAATCTATTCAAGCAGATGCTGTTGAGGCAATATTCGGTGCAGTGTTGTTGGATTCTAATTTTGAAACCACGAGTACAGTTATCTTAGGTCTTTTTGAGACGTTATTAAACAATATCAGCCCAGATGATTCGCTAAAAGATCCAAAGACACAATTACAAGAATACTTACAAAAGCGTGGCAACGTTTTGCCAAAATATGAACTCACTGATATAACAGGCAAAGATCATAATGCAATATTTACAATAAATTGTCTTTTAAAGGACCAAAACTTACAAGATAGCGAATCTGCTAAAAGTATTAAAAAAGCAGAACAATCTTGTGCACAAACCTTATTAAAAAAACTAAAAAAATTATGA
- the era gene encoding GTPase Era, which translates to MNPKQLTTSNKTTKPNFKSGFIAVVGRPNVGKSTLINELIGQKLSITSHRPQTTRHRIHAIDTTDDYQMVFVDTPGIHMGNSKAINSYMNRAASSTIADVDIILWLTEVGKWTKEDSRVLEHITRVEVPVVLCINKIDKLKSAQEVLPFLDRVSQKYQPTDLFPLSAFKKKDIGVLRELVLQYLPKQALIFDADYITDRSEKFIVAEFIREKLMRYLEDELPYDLTVEIEQFEQDGNLQRISARIFVDKASQKNIVIGNKGDMLKLIGTEARKSIEGFLDRKVFLKLWVKVKQGWSDDKRALASLGYD; encoded by the coding sequence ATGAATCCCAAACAACTTACAACAAGCAATAAAACCACCAAGCCAAATTTTAAGTCAGGTTTTATTGCAGTTGTGGGGCGGCCTAATGTTGGTAAATCTACACTTATTAATGAATTAATTGGGCAGAAATTATCCATCACTTCGCATCGTCCACAAACCACGCGCCACCGCATCCACGCTATTGATACAACTGATGATTATCAAATGGTATTTGTGGATACACCGGGCATTCATATGGGTAATTCCAAAGCCATTAATTCTTATATGAACAGAGCGGCCAGTTCAACCATAGCAGATGTGGATATTATTTTATGGCTAACAGAAGTGGGCAAATGGACCAAAGAGGATTCAAGAGTTTTGGAGCATATTACTCGAGTAGAAGTGCCTGTTGTTTTATGTATTAATAAAATTGACAAACTAAAATCTGCGCAAGAGGTATTGCCATTTTTGGACAGAGTGTCTCAAAAATACCAGCCAACAGATTTGTTCCCTTTGTCAGCATTTAAAAAGAAAGATATTGGTGTATTACGTGAGTTGGTTTTGCAATACCTGCCAAAACAAGCTCTTATTTTTGATGCTGACTATATAACCGATAGAAGTGAAAAATTTATTGTTGCCGAGTTTATTCGAGAAAAACTCATGCGCTATTTAGAAGATGAGCTGCCTTATGATTTAACTGTTGAAATTGAACAATTTGAACAAGATGGCAACCTGCAACGAATTTCTGCCCGTATTTTTGTTGATAAGGCTTCACAAAAAAATATCGTGATTGGCAATAAAGGTGATATGCTCAAACTAATTGGCACTGAAGCACGAAAAAGTATCGAAGGCTTTTTGGACAGAAAAGTATTCTTAAAGCTTTGGGTCAAAGTCAAACAAGGTTGGTCTGATGATAAGCGCGCGCTGGCCTCGTTAGGATATGACTAA
- the recO gene encoding DNA repair protein RecO, which translates to MTKVELTPAFLIHRRAFKNSSLLLDFFTRDFGKIRLVGRGLRGSKTNIQMFQNLSISFAGRGGLKALSYWEIDDVPRNFKGEELILGMYVNELISRLLHEQDPYSELFAQYQKFVSQMGHLKQSAKYWHLRIFENNLLTELGYGMCFTEDINGNEIDQNSHYEYQPQAGFMPNSLGKISGKLINQLLIEAVEDVPDAQQLKVCRDLNRQRLSVLLDDKPLKSRSLFFIKQ; encoded by the coding sequence ATGACTAAAGTTGAGCTAACCCCTGCTTTTTTAATCCATCGTCGGGCTTTTAAAAATTCATCACTACTACTTGATTTTTTTACCCGTGATTTTGGCAAAATTCGTCTAGTTGGTAGAGGACTTAGAGGGTCAAAAACCAACATTCAGATGTTTCAAAATTTGAGCATTTCATTTGCAGGTAGAGGTGGGCTAAAAGCACTAAGTTATTGGGAAATTGATGATGTGCCTAGGAATTTTAAAGGTGAAGAATTGATATTGGGTATGTATGTGAATGAGCTTATATCAAGGCTATTGCATGAGCAAGACCCATATTCTGAGCTGTTTGCACAGTATCAGAAATTTGTAAGCCAAATGGGGCATTTAAAGCAAAGTGCTAAGTATTGGCATTTAAGAATATTTGAAAATAACTTATTAACTGAATTGGGTTATGGCATGTGTTTTACAGAAGATATTAATGGTAATGAAATTGACCAAAACAGCCATTATGAATATCAACCCCAAGCAGGATTTATGCCCAATTCTTTGGGTAAAATATCAGGAAAATTAATCAACCAATTACTCATAGAAGCGGTTGAAGATGTACCAGATGCGCAACAATTAAAAGTTTGCCGAGATTTAAACAGACAGCGCCTAAGTGTGCTTTTGGACGACAAACCTTTAAAAAGCCGGTCTTTATTTTTTATTAAACAATAA
- the pdxJ gene encoding pyridoxine 5'-phosphate synthase → MGIYLGINIDHIATIRQARGTNYPSPIEAALLCEKSGADSITLHLREDRRHIQDADVEILRNQLTTKMNLEIAATDEMIAIASKIKPQDCCLVPENREELTTEGGLDVASQISRMKDVCLRLNESHIIVSLFIDAQKNQIDAAKQCGASVIELHTGHYANATNEAQLVELEKIKTMTTYAHSIGLQVNAGHGLTLENTTAIAKLPEIVELNIGHSIIARAVFVGLEVTTREMKTLILEARL, encoded by the coding sequence ATGGGTATTTATTTAGGTATTAATATTGATCATATTGCCACCATCAGGCAAGCCAGAGGTACAAACTACCCCTCACCAATAGAGGCGGCTTTATTATGTGAAAAATCAGGCGCAGACAGTATTACACTACATTTGCGTGAAGACAGACGCCACATTCAAGATGCCGATGTGGAAATTCTACGTAACCAACTCACCACAAAAATGAACCTAGAAATAGCAGCAACAGATGAAATGATTGCCATTGCTAGCAAAATCAAACCTCAGGATTGTTGTCTAGTGCCTGAAAATCGTGAGGAGTTAACCACCGAAGGTGGGCTTGATGTAGCATCGCAAATATCCAGAATGAAAGACGTTTGCCTACGCTTGAACGAATCACATATTATTGTTTCTTTGTTTATTGACGCACAAAAAAATCAAATTGATGCAGCTAAACAGTGTGGTGCGTCTGTGATTGAGCTCCATACTGGGCATTATGCTAATGCAACTAATGAGGCGCAACTAGTAGAACTTGAAAAGATCAAAACTATGACCACTTATGCACACTCAATTGGCTTGCAAGTCAATGCAGGTCATGGACTGACCTTGGAAAATACAACTGCCATTGCTAAATTACCTGAAATTGTTGAGCTTAATATCGGGCATTCAATTATTGCCAGAGCCGTGTTTGTCGGGCTTGAAGTCACCACTCGTGAGATGAAAACATTAATACTAGAGGCAAGATTATGA
- the acpS gene encoding holo-ACP synthase, with amino-acid sequence MIYGVGTDIINIKRIEHILSKNKQGFVKRVLSEHEQALFANKGDSAAYCAKRFAAKEAFVKALGTGIGKIVSFQDLTVRNNENGKPYFIPSEKLRLYLVNKNIKQAHLSLSDEKFNAIAFVVLETEN; translated from the coding sequence ATGATTTATGGCGTGGGCACTGATATTATCAATATCAAACGTATTGAGCACATATTAAGCAAAAACAAACAAGGCTTTGTGAAACGCGTATTGTCCGAACATGAACAAGCCCTATTTGCCAATAAAGGCGACAGTGCTGCTTATTGCGCCAAACGTTTTGCCGCTAAAGAAGCCTTTGTAAAGGCTTTGGGTACGGGTATTGGTAAGATTGTTAGTTTTCAAGATTTAACCGTACGTAATAATGAAAACGGCAAGCCGTATTTTATTCCTAGCGAAAAATTACGTTTATACCTTGTGAATAAAAACATTAAGCAGGCGCATCTTAGTTTGTCAGATGAAAAATTTAACGCTATAGCATTTGTCGTTTTAGAAACAGAAAACTAA
- a CDS encoding pentapeptide repeat-containing protein codes for MLQWLTNEYKASELDLDGCIFDLQDFTIKKDTSNLFKLFTERQFKNISFNKADLREVNLGNADLRSSKYSSRTKFPEGFQPKSKEMSNTN; via the coding sequence ATGCTACAGTGGCTTACCAATGAATATAAAGCAAGCGAACTTGACTTAGATGGATGTATATTTGACCTGCAAGATTTCACAATTAAAAAAGACACGTCCAACCTTTTTAAACTATTTACAGAAAGACAGTTTAAAAATATTAGCTTTAACAAAGCTGATTTACGCGAAGTTAATTTAGGAAATGCTGATTTAAGAAGTTCTAAATATTCAAGTAGGACAAAATTTCCCGAAGGATTCCAACCAAAAAGTAAAGAAATGAGCAACACTAACTAA
- the ubiG gene encoding bifunctional 2-polyprenyl-6-hydroxyphenol methylase/3-demethylubiquinol 3-O-methyltransferase UbiG, whose product MSNVDFNEIDKFAALASRWWDKNSEFKPLHDINPLRLNYIKEKCGGSLKDKKILDVGCGGGILAESLALEGAIVTGIDMAEAGLEVAKLHLLESGLEVDYQKIPVEEFAEQHPEKFDIVSCLEMLEHVPDPSSIIKACSKLVKPSGQAFFSTINRNAKSYLFAIIGAEYILKLLPQGTHDWDKFIQPSEMDEWARHSGLTLKGMVGMTYNPFTKAYKFEDDVSVNYLCFYQK is encoded by the coding sequence ATGAGCAACGTAGATTTTAACGAAATTGATAAATTCGCCGCCCTAGCATCACGCTGGTGGGATAAAAACTCTGAATTTAAACCCTTACATGATATTAACCCGCTCAGGCTAAATTACATCAAAGAGAAATGTGGTGGCTCACTCAAGGATAAAAAAATCCTTGATGTTGGCTGCGGTGGTGGCATCTTGGCAGAGTCCCTCGCTTTAGAAGGCGCGATTGTGACAGGCATTGACATGGCAGAAGCAGGCTTAGAAGTTGCTAAATTGCACTTGCTTGAATCAGGCTTGGAGGTGGATTATCAAAAAATCCCTGTGGAAGAATTTGCCGAGCAACACCCCGAAAAGTTTGATATTGTGTCCTGTTTAGAAATGTTAGAACACGTGCCCGACCCTAGCTCAATTATCAAAGCTTGTAGCAAATTAGTCAAACCTAGCGGACAAGCCTTCTTTTCAACCATCAACCGCAACGCCAAATCCTATTTATTCGCTATCATCGGTGCAGAATACATCCTCAAACTCCTGCCCCAAGGCACGCACGACTGGGATAAATTCATCCAGCCTAGTGAAATGGACGAATGGGCAAGACACTCAGGTTTAACCCTAAAAGGCATGGTTGGTATGACCTATAACCCCTTTACAAAAGCCTATAAATTTGAAGATGATGTGAGTGTAAATTATTTGTGTTTTTATCAAAAATAA
- a CDS encoding peroxiredoxin yields the protein MNKVQPITCAATSDLEISIPDTRGRNIVLYFYPKDATPGCTTEGQDFRDNHQAFVDANTVIYGVSKDDLTKHEKFKAKQNFPFELIADVDGTLCELFNVWQLKKFMGREYMGIVRSTFLIDADGNILKSWDKVKVKGHAEAVLAYLQAL from the coding sequence ATGAATAAAGTTCAACCAATTACCTGCGCCGCTACAAGCGATTTAGAAATAAGCATTCCCGACACTCGAGGACGCAACATCGTGTTGTATTTTTACCCCAAAGACGCCACCCCAGGATGCACCACCGAAGGGCAAGATTTTAGAGACAATCATCAAGCCTTTGTAGATGCCAATACGGTGATTTATGGTGTTTCAAAAGATGATTTAACCAAACATGAAAAATTTAAAGCCAAGCAAAATTTCCCTTTTGAACTGATTGCTGATGTTGATGGCACTTTGTGCGAATTGTTTAACGTTTGGCAGTTAAAAAAGTTTATGGGGCGTGAATATATGGGCATTGTAAGGTCAACTTTCTTGATTGATGCTGATGGCAATATTCTCAAATCTTGGGACAAGGTTAAGGTCAAAGGTCATGCTGAGGCAGTTTTGGCTTATTTGCAAGCACTATGA
- the lepA gene encoding translation elongation factor 4, with protein MKNIRNFSIIAHIDHGKSTIADRFIQFCGGLSDREMSAQVLDSMDIEKERGITIKSQSVTLDYQARNGETYQLNFIDTPGHVDFSYEVSRSLSACEGALLIVDASQGVEAQTVANCYMALDQGLEVVPVLNKIDLPAADPEQVVDEIEDVIGVEAHDAVHASAKLGIGIEDILEQIVEKIPAPKGNIDAPIKALIIDSWFDNYLGVVSLIRVIDGEIRTKTKIKIFSNGEEHLVDEVGVFTPKRKKTDSLKAGEVGFLIASIKNIDGAPVGDTITGAKNSASEPLEGFKPVQPRVFAGIFPISGEDYEKFRDALAKLRLNDAALQYEPENSDTLGFGFRIGFLGLLHMEIVQERLEREYDLDLITTAPTVIYEILDTRGTIHRVDSPSKMPTNQGIAEFREPIITANILVTDEYVGAVISLCVEKRGVQKNITYMGRQVSLIYELPLNEVVLDFFDRLKSVSRGFASMDYHFERYQESDLIRLDIMINQEPVDALALIIHRDDSVRKGRELAEKMKELIPRQMFDVAIQACIGSKIISRSNVKALRKNVTAKCYGGDVSRKRKLLDKQKKGKKRMRSMGRVDIPQEAFLAVLHID; from the coding sequence ATGAAAAACATTCGTAATTTTTCAATTATTGCTCATATTGACCACGGTAAATCAACCATTGCTGATCGCTTTATTCAGTTTTGTGGTGGTTTGAGTGATCGGGAAATGTCAGCACAAGTACTAGATTCTATGGACATTGAAAAAGAACGAGGCATTACCATTAAATCTCAAAGTGTTACGCTTGATTATCAGGCTAGAAATGGTGAAACTTATCAATTAAATTTTATTGATACACCGGGTCATGTGGATTTTTCTTATGAAGTGTCTCGCTCACTTTCTGCTTGTGAGGGTGCACTACTTATTGTTGATGCATCACAAGGAGTTGAAGCGCAAACAGTTGCAAATTGTTATATGGCACTAGACCAAGGTTTAGAAGTAGTGCCTGTACTTAATAAAATTGACTTACCAGCAGCAGACCCTGAGCAGGTGGTGGATGAAATTGAAGATGTGATTGGCGTTGAGGCGCATGATGCGGTTCATGCCAGTGCCAAATTAGGCATTGGTATTGAGGATATTTTAGAACAAATTGTAGAAAAAATCCCCGCCCCCAAAGGTAATATTGATGCACCTATTAAAGCTTTAATCATTGATTCTTGGTTTGATAATTACTTGGGTGTGGTGTCTTTAATTCGCGTGATTGATGGCGAAATTAGAACCAAAACAAAAATTAAGATTTTCTCAAACGGTGAAGAACATTTGGTAGATGAGGTGGGTGTGTTCACACCTAAGCGCAAAAAAACAGACAGTTTAAAAGCAGGAGAGGTTGGGTTTTTAATTGCCAGTATTAAAAATATTGATGGTGCACCAGTGGGAGATACCATTACAGGTGCTAAAAATTCTGCATCAGAACCTTTGGAAGGTTTTAAACCTGTACAACCTCGTGTATTTGCAGGTATTTTCCCCATTTCTGGTGAAGATTACGAGAAGTTTCGCGATGCCTTGGCAAAACTTCGTCTAAATGATGCAGCGTTGCAATACGAACCTGAAAATTCAGATACATTGGGTTTTGGCTTTCGCATTGGGTTTTTAGGTTTACTGCACATGGAAATTGTTCAAGAGCGCTTGGAGCGAGAATACGATCTTGATTTAATTACCACTGCACCGACTGTCATTTATGAAATTCTTGACACTAGAGGCACTATTCACAGAGTAGATAGCCCCTCAAAAATGCCAACTAATCAAGGTATTGCTGAATTTAGAGAGCCAATTATTACAGCAAACATTCTAGTAACTGACGAATACGTGGGTGCAGTAATTAGCTTATGTGTTGAAAAACGTGGCGTGCAAAAAAATATTACTTATATGGGCAGGCAAGTGTCCCTTATTTATGAATTACCACTCAATGAGGTTGTGCTTGATTTTTTTGATCGATTAAAATCTGTATCACGCGGTTTTGCCTCCATGGATTATCATTTTGAGCGTTATCAAGAATCTGATTTAATTCGCCTAGATATCATGATTAACCAAGAGCCAGTAGATGCGCTAGCACTTATTATTCACCGAGACGATTCTGTGCGCAAAGGGCGTGAATTGGCTGAAAAGATGAAAGAGCTTATTCCACGGCAAATGTTTGATGTTGCTATTCAGGCCTGTATTGGTTCCAAAATTATTTCACGCTCAAACGTAAAAGCCCTTAGAAAAAATGTGACTGCTAAATGCTATGGTGGTGATGTTTCGCGTAAACGAAAACTACTTGACAAACAGAAAAAAGGCAAAAAACGTATGCGTAGCATGGGTAGAGTGGACATTCCTCAGGAGGCATTTTTAGCAGTTTTACATATCGATTGA
- a CDS encoding type II toxin-antitoxin system RelB/DinJ family antitoxin, which yields MKLFVMVVINSGSIPFKLIAKQSNQETIKAMQELESGNGIKVGGVKALFKELDVEM from the coding sequence ATTAAACTATTCGTCATGGTGGTTATTAATTCTGGCTCAATTCCGTTTAAATTAATCGCTAAACAGTCCAACCAAGAAACTATAAAGGCTATGCAAGAATTAGAAAGTGGTAATGGTATTAAAGTTGGCGGAGTTAAAGCATTATTTAAAGAGCTTGATGTTGAGATGTAA
- a CDS encoding type II toxin-antitoxin system YafQ family toxin — MLEIVYSTQFKKDLKKVRKLPLPDLRAVFEMIQALEKQQRLQEKYKDHCPSDHYIDFRECHIKPDLLLVYQTSFVELKLIRIDSPPHSELF, encoded by the coding sequence ATGTTGGAAATTGTTTATTCAACACAATTTAAAAAGGATTTAAAAAAAGTTAGGAAATTACCATTGCCTGATTTAAGGGCTGTTTTTGAAATGATTCAAGCTTTAGAAAAGCAACAAAGGTTACAGGAAAAATATAAAGACCATTGTCCCAGTGATCATTATATTGATTTTCGAGAATGCCATATTAAGCCTGATTTATTACTTGTTTATCAAACTAGTTTTGTTGAGCTTAAACTTATTAGAATTGATAGCCCGCCCCACAGCGAATTATTCTAA
- a CDS encoding cytochrome C assembly family protein, with translation MKNKTQHQHQKTIFLLVSFAMIAQALTFSHFWSDKGIVFGLANSASFVAWLIAVLLFLSSLSKPVHALGILVYPLVAFTLVFSITFPDTINKVIPLNIASHVFLSITAYALLALAVCQSVLLKIQEKYLHARKVNGFINKLPALQTMEALLFQSLRIGFYLLTLSLLSGFIFIQDIFAQHLIHKTTLSIIAWIIFAILVFGRKAFGWRGKQAITATQIGFGILVIAYFGSKFVLERLLN, from the coding sequence GTGAAAAATAAAACCCAGCACCAGCATCAAAAAACCATTTTTTTGTTGGTCAGTTTTGCCATGATTGCACAAGCGCTCACCTTTAGTCACTTTTGGAGTGACAAAGGCATTGTTTTTGGCTTAGCAAATAGTGCCTCATTTGTTGCTTGGTTGATTGCTGTTTTGTTGTTTTTATCCTCATTATCCAAACCTGTGCACGCATTAGGCATATTGGTTTACCCATTAGTGGCATTCACACTAGTCTTTAGTATCACCTTTCCAGACACGATAAACAAAGTCATTCCACTAAATATTGCTTCACACGTATTTTTATCAATCACTGCCTATGCCTTATTGGCTTTAGCAGTGTGCCAATCTGTATTGTTAAAAATCCAAGAAAAGTACTTGCACGCAAGAAAAGTTAATGGCTTTATCAACAAACTGCCAGCACTACAAACCATGGAAGCATTGCTATTTCAAAGCCTTAGAATTGGTTTTTATTTATTAACCTTATCATTACTTTCTGGCTTTATTTTTATACAAGATATATTTGCCCAACACTTGATACATAAAACCACCCTTTCAATTATTGCATGGATTATTTTTGCCATACTTGTTTTTGGCAGAAAAGCCTTTGGCTGGCGTGGAAAGCAAGCCATCACTGCCACACAAATTGGCTTTGGTATTTTGGTTATTGCTTATTTTGGCTCTAAATTCGTCTTAGAAAGGCTTTTGAATTAG
- the ffh gene encoding signal recognition particle protein — translation MFDNLTERLQNSFKVLQGKNKLSESNIKEAIREVRRALLEADVALEVIKVFLDQVQTKVLGLKVGQGLKPSQAFIKLVETELTEIIGGETELLDLKTQPPAIIMVAGLQGAGKTTSIAKLALYLKQRENKKVLVVSADVYRPAAIEQLEILAKQVEVDFFPSTIGDKPSDIVTSAKKHAQKQFFDVLLVDTAGRLHIDEQMMDEIKTLQNKVNPIETLFVVDSMTGQDAAHTAKAFADALPLTGVILTKTDGDARGGAALSVRHITGKPIKFLGIGEKIDALELFHPERVVSRLLGMGDVLSLVEEISRKVDHKKAQKSVKKMAKDQFDLSDMRDQLLQMEQMGGMEALMDKLPGIMMGQIPQNVKNQIMGGAETKKMVAIINSMTPKERSHIKLIKGLRKARIANGSGTNVQAVNKLIKQFEKMQKQMKKMGGGKMQKMMAKMAGADGMPDFSKMKLPNMDGGNKFPF, via the coding sequence ATGTTTGATAATTTAACCGAGCGTCTACAAAATAGTTTTAAAGTCTTACAAGGAAAAAACAAACTATCTGAATCCAATATTAAAGAGGCAATTCGTGAAGTGCGTCGTGCACTACTTGAGGCTGATGTTGCACTTGAGGTGATTAAGGTATTTTTAGACCAAGTTCAAACCAAGGTATTAGGGCTTAAAGTTGGACAAGGGCTAAAACCATCACAAGCATTTATTAAACTGGTTGAAACTGAATTAACTGAGATTATTGGTGGTGAGACCGAATTGCTTGATTTAAAAACCCAGCCGCCAGCTATTATTATGGTGGCAGGTTTGCAAGGTGCGGGTAAAACCACCTCAATTGCCAAGCTTGCACTTTATTTAAAACAGCGTGAAAACAAAAAAGTATTAGTAGTCAGTGCTGATGTTTATCGTCCTGCTGCTATTGAACAATTAGAAATATTAGCCAAGCAAGTTGAGGTGGATTTTTTCCCATCAACAATTGGTGACAAGCCTTCAGATATTGTTACTAGTGCTAAAAAGCACGCACAAAAACAATTTTTTGATGTTTTATTGGTTGATACCGCAGGTCGTTTGCATATAGATGAGCAAATGATGGATGAAATTAAAACCTTACAGAATAAAGTCAACCCAATTGAAACTTTGTTTGTGGTTGATTCTATGACGGGTCAGGATGCGGCGCATACTGCCAAAGCATTTGCTGATGCATTGCCATTAACAGGGGTTATTCTTACCAAAACTGATGGTGATGCTAGAGGTGGTGCGGCATTGTCTGTGCGTCATATTACGGGCAAGCCGATTAAGTTTTTAGGTATTGGTGAGAAAATTGATGCCTTGGAGCTATTCCATCCAGAGCGTGTGGTTTCAAGGCTTTTGGGTATGGGCGATGTACTTTCATTGGTAGAAGAAATTTCACGTAAGGTTGATCATAAAAAAGCGCAAAAGTCCGTCAAAAAAATGGCTAAAGATCAATTTGATTTATCCGATATGCGTGACCAACTTTTGCAAATGGAGCAAATGGGTGGTATGGAAGCATTGATGGACAAACTGCCAGGTATTATGATGGGTCAAATTCCACAAAATGTTAAAAATCAAATCATGGGTGGGGCTGAAACCAAGAAAATGGTTGCCATTATTAATTCGATGACACCTAAAGAGCGTAGCCACATTAAGCTCATTAAAGGTTTGCGCAAGGCGCGTATTGCTAATGGCTCTGGTACGAACGTCCAAGCAGTTAACAAACTCATCAAGCAGTTTGAAAAAATGCAAAAACAAATGAAAAAAATGGGCGGTGGGAAGATGCAAAAAATGATGGCTAAAATGGCAGGCGCTGATGGTATGCCTGATTTCTCTAAGATGAAATTGCCTAATATGGATGGCGGTAATAAGTTTCCTTTTTAA
- a CDS encoding PhzF family phenazine biosynthesis protein — protein MNCKTIPILIKSIGFKKGCNYSKGGDFDFVIRCFVPKYGIDEDPVTGSSFTQLVPYWSKNLIKTT, from the coding sequence ATTAACTGCAAAACCATACCTATCCTTATTAAGTCAATTGGATTTAAGAAGGGTTGTAATTACAGCAAAGGAGGTGATTTTGATTTTGTTATTCGGTGTTTCGTACCAAAATATGGCATCGATGAAGATCCTGTTACAGGTTCTTCATTCACCCAGCTTGTTCCGTATTGGTCAAAAAACTTGATAAAAACAACCTAA